Genomic segment of Tiliqua scincoides isolate rTilSci1 chromosome 1, rTilSci1.hap2, whole genome shotgun sequence:
acaacaataacaaataataacaaggcaaagagatacTTTATCAGCTAACaacttctggcctttgccatagaaacTGCCTCCAGAAATTCtgccaccaaaatggtgatggaaggggaataatcactaagaaggattgggaaaggatcaacaagagaagcaggaagaggagagagaaaagggccaagtaggtgggacctgagattatgatgggcaaCACACAAAAGAAGAATATGATccaaagtatctggttcaactgaacaaaacagacatgatcTACTTGAATGAGGGatcttagaaaatctcccttggtgtattgcagatggaaatatgttcaatctcgctaacatgaaagcccttcttttgctcaGATTAATAAATTGGACGAAATAATTCACAGGGCGGCCAAGGGAGGGGAGCAGTCTGAAGAAAAGGGGTGAACAGGTCAGATTTTCATGGCTATACTGTGCACACATACTCACAGAAAATACCTATTAACAGTCACTTTCCCTAGAACACACAGTACTCAGATTACTCACTCCAAATCCCAAATGCTGGAGAGTCAGGAAGAACCTCTTTTACCTTTGGCAATACACTCCTTTTCCCAGGTTTTTTCATGGAGGGGGGGTGGTGCCACCAAAATAATTTTATCTTCTGCAACATCCACAGACTTTAGATATTGTATCATACTCTTCAAATTGTCAGCATACTCCTCCAACGGAACATGCTGCTTAGGATTCATATCTGTTCAAGGAAAATAGTTTACATTCCTAGTATAACATTACCTTCTTGAACTGCTTTACATCTAACATAGTGTGTGAACTGCTTTACATCTAACATTGATGACAGCTGCTCATCAATACACTATAATAAGCAACAATTTCCTGTGATCAGAAAAGTGATTTTTAAAGTAACTGACACACGTTTTACATTATGTACCACCATTTCTGGGGATAACAAACTGGATGAGTACAATCTCCTCATGGTGCAAATTCAGTGACTGTGTGCGGAGGATTCTCATAGAGCTCACCTCAATAAAAGTGATTTGTTCAATCATCAACTCCAGGCTGCTACTAATTTTTCCTTCATGTTTGTAACTCAAGGGTATCTGCAGGGTAGTTTTGAAGTGGGATTCATTGAAGTCTCATCTCATGAAGCCCATGGTCTCATCTCAGCCCTAGTCACTGAAGGCATCCATAAGTTGCAACCAAAGGAGGTGCGCAGGGCACAAAGCAGAAGGACAACCTTCAAACCACAATGAAAGCATTTGCTTTGTGCCACTTCCCAGCTTTCGGTTTTCTGCACAAGTACCCAACTGTCTACACACAAATCTACCATCCAGATGTGTAGTACCTCTTCCCACACATTTGGCCACAGAAACAAGTGATGGCAAAATCCCTTGTTAAGGTTGAAGAGTCAAGGAATGTGAATACAGATCCAATTTGAAAAAGAGCTCACTGTACAGTAAGATTGAGCTAGCAGAACTGGAAGTCTTGagaaactaaggcccaaatcctaaccaactttccagcactggcatagctgtgccagtgggacatgtgctccatcctgcagtagggcaacactaacagaggcctcctcaaagcaagggaatgtttgctcccttacctcagagccgcattgcccttgatgctggaaagtgagttggGATTGCACTCTAAAAGACTTGAAGACAACATTATCTACTGTGACCTAATAAAACCCTTTGACAGAAAGCAATTGGGGGCAAAAAGAGTAAAAACTACTATACCTTTTAAAGCGCTATCATTGGCTCCAAAAAAGACGGTTACTGCAACTGTGTTCTCAGCTTTAGAATCTTTACCAATTAATCGTGGAAGAACAATTTTCGCCCACCGTGTGTTATAGCCAGAGAGTCCACGATTCAGAATGTCACATTTTCTAAAATGGGCATATAAAGCAATGTCATCTGTAACATCACCATTCTGAAAAGTCAAGAGATTGGTTGGATACCTCTTTGCGTCTCTAGCTtcataacccctccccccaccccaataactTTTCACATGGTTAGACCTGAATAGGAAGAGCATTGCATATTTCAAAGCATATGCCTTTATATCCACCCAGAAAGTCTTTCACACATTTTCTGACTTGTTTGATTTTGGGGGTCTGTATTGCCTGCATTAAGCAAGGAAATTATTTCTTAAAAACAGAGCCTTCTATCCAAATTTACCAAGACATAGCTCAAGTTTGAATACAAGCTTGAATTACATTTTCACTCAGCATTTGCCACACATCTCAGAATTAAGGagtggaggaaaaaaacaaatctgAGACATGTGCCAGTTTGCCCCAAACCAATATTGGCTCGctttaaaaagaaacagattAAAGAATGTTAAGACATCTCATGGAACCTGACTTGGAAATGCAGCTGAAATGCCATTTTTGATATATTTGATATGTCTTACCTAGCCAATCGGTGAGCAAGAAATGCTCCCCATCCATTTACTTGAAAGGAAAACTAGAAGGAAAGAATAAGCATTTCAGTATTCAGTATAAATTATGCAATTTGTTTGCTTTCCCCAGCATAGTGGTAGTGTTGGGCTATCATCACCCACAAAGGCAAGCTGGACTGCTTTTAAATTGGGTCAGGCCAAGGCTGTTCACTAGAGAGCAAAACGGTGCAACTTTTTGCCTTCCAGATGCTGCCATGGCGCTATGCTGAAGAATCGAAAGCACAGTTTACACAAGCAACAGACTGAAGTGCTAAAGCACTTTTTGAGTTATTTTGTCAAGTTTGAAAGAGGTTTGCCTGTTTTGATGCTTGCCCGCAAAAACATTTCTGCTCCCTGAATGTAGAATACTAATATTTCAGGGAGAAAGATTAAGCAAAGCCCCATTGCAAGATCTAGAAACTATATAGCAACACCCTCAAATCAATAAAGTTCATCTGAGAATCCTAGAGCAGCACTCTGTGTAGCTTTACAAAAACGTAGGCTGGGGCTACTGCTGGGTCaagagttgtgggggggggagaaggagagacaGTGGACTGGACTAAAAgcacaggaaactgccttatgcAGAGTTAAactattggtccacctagctcaggggtgcctaaaccccggccctggggccacttgcggccctcagggagcccctagtctccaatgaacctctggtcctccggagatttgttggagccaaactggcctgacgcaactgctttcagtgtgaggtcaactgtttgacctcttgcgtgagctgtggaatgagggttccctccactgcttgctgtttcacgtctgggatgcagcagtggcagcgaaggaaaggccaaccttgctttgtgccaggacttttataggccttgagctattgcaagaccttcattcattcatataagttcatctttaatatagtcatttatgtaaacttatgtaaacttattcaaattttaaatgtaaattacttctttttccccccctggcccccaacacagtgtcagtgagatgatgtggccctcctgccaaaaactttggacacccctgacctagctcAACAGGGAATGGTAGCAGCTTTCCATGATTTCAGAGGGGTACTTCCCATTGTCTCACCTGGAGATATTTCCCAGTGAAGTATCTGGAgataccagagactgaacctgggaccttctgcctgcaaagcatacGCTCTACCACTAAACTATAGCCTGCCTCCCAAAatcactgccccccccattgTGACTTTTCATTGCACCCTTACTTGCAGTCCAAAGTACtaggaaaaaaagggaaagcCAACTTCATTGTCTGAGGATCAAATAACACATTACATGAAATGCATCACTGAACCCCCCCCTtatgtgtggggttttttttaggTTAAGTAAAACTGGGGGGAGGGATCCACAAAGCAGCCCTCAGCTGCCCCATAAATCCACTCCTGAGAGTTGGGGAATCTTCCAGGTCAGGACAGCATGTGGCACAAGGGACTAATGAGGTCTAAATCCTCCCACATGGGCAAACAAAAGTGTCTTCCGTTTGCAAAAAACAACTTGGGATGCAAGGCAGTATAATATAGTGACTATATTAATTACATGACTCTTCCGGAGGTCTTCCATCAAAGGGACTGATCAGGTCCATATCTGTTTAGCTTCAATATCTGCTGATCTGAGAACCTGTGCACGTTATTGTGTACAAACTGCTTGTGAGCATATTGCAAACACTGAGTGAGTGGCACTGCAAGTAAACTGGACAGGAATTTCTCTAAAACCACACAGGGCACTGAAATACTTCCTGGTAGGCCAGCCTCACAGCTATCTAAAATGACCAACACAATTCTTCTGGTAAGTGTCTCCATAGAACCGACAGGAGGGTCAGTTTGAAATGCTAAAATGACAAACAGCATGCCCTCATGCTTAGGTTTCCATCTTCCACAAACCCATTCACAAGCATCTTTGAATTTTGAGTCACTTTGACTTTCTAGTACCAGTGGTaattgaagtggtgtctggtggtacacacgtGACCCCCAGAACTCCACCAcctgacagcaagaccagcaatgcaaagcaagaAGCAGTAGCAGAAAGCTCAGCTCAGTGTTCgatgcacacttgaaaaagccttcccaccctcccgagtctcttactagtgtttgtcatgcTGTAttggcctcccaaaccagaagtaactggtgatgacatcaactccagttacttctggtggtacttccaacaggtgtgACCATGTGCAGATCCTCCTTTGTACACTCCAGGAGGAATGTATCATCAAACCAGCTTCCTTCTTTCAGGTTTGGATTCCTTCCAGAGACCTCTAGCAGCTACTTCACTAAGGGTACAATTCTATtcacgcttacctgggaataagctctattaacaataatgggacttacttctgagtagacaggcataggagtgggctctgaggctgccattctagccacacttacctgggagtaagccccactggctctaatggcgcttacttctgagtagacatgcatagggctgggctctgaggctgcagtcctagccatacttacttgggagcaagccccattgactctaatggggcttatttccgagtagacatgcatgggattgtgctccgaggctgcagtcctagccacactttcctgggagtaaattccactgaagtcagtggggcttacttttgagtagacaggcctaggcttgtgctgttagccaGCAAGTGGGCCTTTCCCCAGTGGGCCCTCCCCGCTCCACTTCCTGCTTGTCAGCATACAGtaaaaggggggtggggagaagggcaaGTGGAAGTGCAGAAGGCGCTGCTTTGCTGGTGGGTtctgggggaagaggcagaggcgggggggggagatgacCTCAGTGATGGAGTCCCCGAAGAGAAAGATGCGGGGCCGCAGGAGCAGCCGCCCGCTGCAGGCGCCCGCCTCGCTCAGAGCCATGGCAGAGCTCCTCCCGCAGCGCCTCCTGCTTCCTTTGGGCTTGGCAACGCCCCGGCGAGGCGGGAGGAGGAGCCACACGCGGGAGCAGCAGCCGCAGGGGGGGGGTCATTGTCAGAACAGCCTCTGCAGTGCCCTGGAAGCCTCCCCGCTGTGGGGCCACTTCTGGCCAGCGCTGCACTGTGCTCCAGTGTCCCTCAACGcgtgtcctctgctgtaccacttcacatgacgCCCCGCCCGCTGGAAGTACCacaactgatgatgacatcatcatcaactGGTGCAGACATCATCACCAAGTAACTGACATCATcagctacttctgggttgggaggccagatgcagcccaagaggtggacaggagggttttttgcCTGCTGAAAAGCATCCTTCGGAgcgctgcctgctgagccaagcctccatCACTGTTTGTTGCATGGCATTTCTGGTCTTGCTCCCAGGCCGCAGAGGTCCTGCAAGCACCACCAGGcaccagctcaagtaccactggtgggacCACTTGGgcaccagtggttgagaaacactgttgtaggaTTTATCTCCCAGTTTAACAACTTGGCTAGTGCACGCCTGGATTTGTAGCTTGTAGGAAACCCCTGCTGTCATTCTAGCTTCAGTAAGAGTGAAACAGATGAGAGGATTTTAATGTGTTTTCCAAATGTAGCAGTATCATAATGAGCACTTGCCTTGTCTCATACGTATTTCTTCAAACGTCCGCAGATGCAGGAACCTGCCCCCACTCCAATAACTAGAGGTGGGaggcaagttttattttttcatggatttcagtttTCCCAAAGTTAcaagtgcaaaaagcagtgttttctgttttgatttgaaacttataatcattttaaaagtgtactaggtaggtgatatagggtccaatcctatccagctttccagcactgatggaactGAACCAAcagggcctgcgctgtattctgCAGTGCGGAatagtcaaggaggcctcctaaaaggtaggggaatgtttgttcccttaccttggcactGCATTGGGGcttccccagtgctggaaagttggatatgattgggcccataAGTGGTAttgtgtcagcaaatgcagccacaggtCATAACCCATCCCCcccaattaaataataaaaaccaaatataatggatttattttttccacagattttgggtttttttattcaaaaatgcaaaaagtgcagaaagcgcttttatgtgttttatttcgttatcgctgttttctcccacctctaccaatAACACCAGATAGAAGACATTCCTTTCCATTGATTCACTCTCTCAATAATTGGACTCTATTACAATCATAACAGTACAGGCATATTGGAGTCCTCGTGACAACAGTGGATTGTGTTTGACCAGTAACAGGAACTTGACATTTGCCCACTATTGCCACATAACTAGGGACAAGAGAGAAAAGTGTATGTAACCCTATGCCACAGCCAGGGTGTTAGGTCTCTCAAAAGTGCCACAGGTGGTAGTCTTCTCGTTATGACAGGCTAACCCTTCTGGAATCCAAGATTTCTGTTCTTTTCCACAAGCACTTGTTTTGGCTCCTAACTCTTGATAACATGCTTGCTTGTGCTACATTAGAAGAAACTAGGGCAGGGGTTTTCatactggggcgtcacaacgccccagtctgagggccctggcctctttccctttaaggggcgggggcagggaggaggcagcagcgcgatccccaggattgcactgctcagggggctgcaggggcttggctgcacttaccaggacctcctgcagcctcctggggatgcagggagcccagtgcgaccttctgcagggctcctcaaagtttcaaaagtgaaagtgatcgtgctccacttccagtttagcaaaagtggggcgtgatcgctctgctttcgctttcaaagcttcagggagccctgcagaaggtcacgcagggcttcccgcatccccgggaggctgcagaaggctctggtaagtgcagctaAGCCCCCGTAGGCCcctgagcgacacaatcctgaggatcgcgtcactgcctttcccccgcccccactgcctcccccctgcaatGACTTTGAGTGGCTCAAACTTTccaagggagtttgaaaactgcttaaCTAGGGTGTCTTCCTAAATCTCCGTTAGAACTAGTTCCATCATTTGCAGTAGCTTACATGCACGGAATAGGTTTGGGAGAgcttgtagttaatgaattcacTCCCTCTCTAAATGAGGAGCATGAGGACACTACTGCATAGTACACTAGTGCATAGTACAAGAAATTTTCTGTATTATACAGAAAACAGCTATTACAATGTTTGTTTTGGGATAGTTTAATGGTTAAGAAACAAGTAAACATCTTTTGCTAAACATAAAAAAGGCAAATAAATTGAATAGTAAAAATTATTCTATAGTCCTCAATATATACAGTGGTCAATCAGTCTAGTATACAGGGGTAAGGGCATCATAGAGTCGTTGTGCAGCCAGCTCCACCATTTCCCGAAGAGtttcatcatcatcttcacaTCCAGGCTCATGATCAACAGTCTAGAACACAAGCAGATACATAGTAAGGTACTCCATCTACTCCGCTGCAGATACGGAAGGACGTTTGGATGCCTGTGTTGCCCACAGTATAATTCTTATTAAGGCCCTAGTTTATTAGAACATTATTGGCTGTTAAATAAAGCAGCATCTTCATATCCCTCCATAAGAAAATGCACAGATACAGGTACAGTAATCATTCAGAGTATTTACTTGCACATGatacaaatatatttttaatagtaAACATCTTTGAGAACTTTTGTTGGAAAGTGGATCAAAAATTCAATATTTTTACACTTTAtgattctgttttttaaaaactaagtTATAAGAAAGATTACCCAACAGAGAAAATATTGAAAGTGGGAACCAAATATTGAACGGCAAGACATTTGGAAAGGGCAGTTATAAGGCAACACAGACATATTTAAAttaacagatttaaaaaaaacaacaacaccttgAGGGCTTGGCTTACATTTCAGAGAAATTGCACAGCTGTATAAGACAACTCATGTCACAGtatcaaatatatatatacatacccGTGTATCCAGTGAAAGATTTGCCGTTTTCCCATCCACAGTGATGCTTAAAACGTTATCTTCCTTTGCACTTACACAGTCCTCTCCAAATATGTCCCTACAAATGAAAACTCATTGTTACAAATGTAGTAGCAAACCAGTTCACATACCTACAGCATACACTGTTCTGAGGGCATGTATACTAACTTAGTTTCAC
This window contains:
- the IAH1 gene encoding isoamyl acetate-hydrolyzing esterase 1 homolog isoform X1, with the protein product MALSEAGACSGRLLLRPRIFLFGDSITEFSFQVNGWGAFLAHRLARKCDILNRGLSGYNTRWAKIVLPRLIGKDSKAENTVAVTVFFGANDSALKDMNPKQHVPLEEYADNLKSMIQYLKSVDVAEDKIILVAPPPLHEKTWEKECIAKGEKLNRLNSITAEYAKACVKVGEDCGIAVIDLWTLMQKNNQDFSRYLSDGLHLSGEGNNFLANQLWSVLEQRTSKLPMLLPYWRDVDNFHPEASLRGSSHD
- the IAH1 gene encoding isoamyl acetate-hydrolyzing esterase 1 homolog isoform X2 → MHVYSEISPIRVNGACSQFSFQVNGWGAFLAHRLARKCDILNRGLSGYNTRWAKIVLPRLIGKDSKAENTVAVTVFFGANDSALKDMNPKQHVPLEEYADNLKSMIQYLKSVDVAEDKIILVAPPPLHEKTWEKECIAKGEKLNRLNSITAEYAKACVKVGEDCGIAVIDLWTLMQKNNQDFSRYLSDGLHLSGEGNNFLANQLWSVLEQRTSKLPMLLPYWRDVDNFHPEASLRGSSHD